TAACTTTTCAATATTACAGTGTATATTGTAGCCATTTAAAATATTtcacaaatttttaagaaattataaataatttatagtgtcgaAAATAAGATTCAAGCAGTTCGTTGCACGCGTGCACTAAAAAACAGGCACGCGTGGAAAATTCGATTGTTTAAACCTTATTTTCAACATCGTAAgttattcggaattttttgaaaatttgtgggatattctaaatgactacaatatacactgtgatattgaaaaattaaaatttataattatcCACATGCCAAAACTAATTTTTGTCAACACACAAAACACTGTCAACACCATAGTCACtccctatataaatatatataattgtatagAGTAATTACTAATTAGAAGGCAACAGAAAATAAAAATtgaaggatttttttttaaaaaaagcacACCTTATCTTGTTCAAGTTTCCAGCGAATTTTCTCTTTTGCTTTTTTTTCTTCCTCTTTCTCTGATTGTTTTAAAGCCAAGTAACTGAGACATAAAGTACTACTTATTTCACTCAAATTGATAACAAATATAGTGAGATTCTGCTATAGGGCTTCAAAAAGAGACCCACCGGAAGTGTTTTTGTGTATTCCCAACCCGTTGACTGTTTTcgtgtatattataattattcaaagcatcctccaaattttcataaaattccgaataatttacaatgccgaaaactaggttcaaaataGGTtattgcacgtgtgactaatttttttatgcgcgtggaaaaaaacatatttgaacctatttttcggtactataaattattcgaaattttctgaaaatttacagcaTACTCTAAATAACTCCAAAATACACCGTTATAAACAAAAAATCGTGCCGAAATTTATTCACGAGTCAAAAATACACCCGAGAGCCTCTTTTTCAACCCCTACAATAGAATTTCCCAACAAATATATTCATAGTATGAAATGAAAAATTGGATTGAAAGTTGAATCAAACCGTTTTCTTTCGTTTTCTTCCAAAGCTCGTTTTGCTTCCATGAGTTCTTTGCCTGAACGAATCCTCTCCTGAATCAGAACAAGAAATTCTACTATTAAAGAAAATTTATAATCATtaaatcaaaactaaaaataaaaataagaatacgatGAAGAAGATttcaaagaagaaagaaaaatcatATGTTGTTTGTTGTGTGATACCTTTTCTCCTTCTCTCTtcaatctcttttcttcttcttcattgttCTTCCTTGCTCGATCCCTGAAACATAATATCATCAAGAAAATATTaggcaacatatatataaatatatatatatatatataaggaatcAGTGAAACTTGTAACCTTAATTCTTGagcttttcttttcatttcttctgTCAAATTGAATTGCTCAGTTGAATCGATACCAATATCAATATCAGCtgatatctgtaacaaatttgaGTACACAATACAATGATTTGGGCAATATTTGATGATGTGAAGAAATGTGTTTTTTTactggtaacacttaaaaaaaaaaaaatttttatttaattaattaaaaatttgacaattaatcataaaattgtatttggtaactttatttttatttattattttaaaaaattttaattaaaatttattaaatttttaaaatagaattttttcactctcaaaatttttttaaaccgttttcaaattttggttttttttattcttttattcaaatcaatatctcattttgtattgttaaataaaaaataaaattaaaaattatcaaacacatttattattttttgttaacttttattattattttttgtttaacaatatgatatgttgatttgaagaagaaaaagaaaaaaaaatttaaaactgtttaaaaaaaatttgaaagtgaaaaaattctatttttaaaattttaattaaaatttaaaaaaataataattaaaaatagagttaccaaacacattttatgtttaattgtcaaatttttaattaattaaataaaaaattatttttttaattgttaccaAACACCAAAATTTTTATCGAACACACTTTATTTTTTACACATTTTCATTTAGTGCAAAATTACCCTTTATAAAGAAAGTTTGAAAAATCAAAATCTTTCTACACCCGTATTttattaaaatactaaaaaaaattcatacattcccataatagaaaaataaataattgtatGATCTCTGATTGTTTTAATTGTATATTATACTTGCTTGAGCGTGTTAAGAATGTGTtaaagaaatataattttattgataaataatacttgagatatatttaattaattaataaaatagagtttatatatttttggacccCGTGTTTTAACCCGATACCTgcttggatcctgtattttgacaaattactttgtgaaccctatgttttgtaaaattattcaaatagaaccctaaacccggatttggtcaaagttttctcaactgaaatcacaaatacttcaccaaactaacaattcataacaaaaataaaataattctgcttaaaaactctgttgttatattcaattatTTCTCTACCAGAATTGAGTttatgggtctatttgaactattttacaaaatataaggtccaaaaaatgaattttttaaaacacatggtccaaacaggtaatcggAAAAAACACATGATCAAAAAcgtataaacccataaaagtaacCTATGAAAGAATTATATATAACTCAAAATATtgaataataagaaataaagaaagaactATGTTCATACCAAGGGCATTTGATCAATGTCTGGGTCATTTTCATGATCAACTATCCAATTTACAGCATCTTCTATACTACTATTAccttaaaaataagaaaaaacaatgaaaattaaaaaaaaaaatcaaacacaagCTTTTTTGGGGTCCAAAATGACCAAATAAATTAACCAAAGATGACTCTCACCAGAATAATGAAGTGCTCTTGTTGCCTGAGCCAAAGGGAATCCCATTGCTTCAAGTTCTCCAAGAAAACTCTCATTTACTTTAGGAACAGCCATTTTTATTATCAGAAAATATACCTTTTTCAGACTATGATGAAAAATCCAATAGTATTGCTATCaaaacaaatatacataaaaaGGGTCTCTTGGATATATGAAAGTTATTAAATATCAAGTGTTTGAAAAGATTGAGAGGGTTTTCCATATTGGGTATTTTTGATTCAATGATTTTCAATATGTTGAGTTGAGCCAAGAGAAGTGAGATATTTCTGGTATTTGCTTATTCTTTACCTCTTTCTTGTGTTGTTCTTTTTGTTGCTTCATCTGATTAATTCCTTGATTCTCTCTCACTAATGTctcttataattatttatttatacctTTCGGTTCTCTATCACTCTAAGAAAGGAAGTATCTAAatgtttttttctttcaaaaatggtcaaaatctctTTTTTCAGAATTATTTTTGATAGATATTAGAGTTAGTCATTTTAAGTGGAACAATATGATGAAATGAACTTCTAACTCATCTTATTATTTGGTTAGAGTTGCAATTAAgtatatgctagtatattttttttatatgtttagaAGATATTAGTTGATTTATGAAGTGATATGAGGTTTTTAATTTATGTTAAGTacttaatatattaatttatagggtttatacatttttggaccctgtattttttctcattacttgtttggaccctgtattttgacaaattactttttagaccctatgttttgtaaaatagttaaaatagaaccataaactcaattttgatgaagaaaaaattgaatataacaacacatttttttaagccgaattattttatttttgttctgaattgttagtttggtaaattatttgtgattttagttgaaaaattattgaccaaaattgagtttatggttctattttaaccattttacaaaacatagggtccaaaaagtaatttgtcaaaacatagggtccaaacaggtaatgagaaaaaacaaagggtctaaaaatgtataaaccctaatttatatatataggggaattctcttataggggcttcactttaagccataCCAATGGGGCTCTCAGTATTCtcgacccatgaacagttttcgacgcgattttttttatgaccgtgtatattatagctttttagagcatcctgcaaattttcagaaaattctgaatagtttataataccgaaaactaggttcaaacatgttgtttttcacAGGTCGAAAACACTGAGAGCCTCACCAAtagggcttaaaatgaagcccctatagaagaattgtcctatatatattgGGATTTTAATTTCTCTCCCTTCCAATTACACTCACAATCCCAACCACTTGAGTTAGCCCTAAGTAGCACATTACTTTTTAGTTGatgtaatcttttatttattctttGATTTATGATCTGAATTATAATTGGGTCCACTCGAAAAGCTTGTGGccagagctgtaaatacgggttGGGCTTTTTGACACGATGCGAGCCTGGAAGACACGACATGAAAAAATATGGGTTTGGGATCGGCACAACATGATGTTGAAATTAGCACGACATGGGCCTAAGGACGATATGACACGATAAGCCTGAAGGCACGACACAAAAAGTACTAATAGATTAGCCCGAAGGCACAACACGGTAAAATGCCCGATAATTTGACATCAACAATACTACtgaatttttatttgtcaattatatgtaaattaaataatcataattttttttaattctataaTTAGaactttatttatatattttatgattTATAAGTTAAAAGTTTAAGTATTTATTAATATGTAttcaaattatattaattaataaatatccaaaatatatttgtacatgtgtgtaaagtattgttgaaaaatatataaaaataattaaaaatataatttaaactaAGAAATGCATTTAGCTTAATGATTAATAATTCTTAAAAAGAATGTGGACCCTCTACCCTAGTTAttttttagaaataataaaaTGGACTCAAACATGGGCATGAAAGTAGGCTCGAATAAGTAAAATGTGTCGACCAGACCTTGGGCCCGGCCCGACACGAGGTATGACACGAATGAGCTGTGCCTATAGGTCATGCCGGGCCTATACTTTTAAAAGTGGGCCGGCACGATACCATCCACATTTATATATGGGCCCAGTACAACAATGACACGAATTTTCCGGAGGCACGAAGATATGGTAAAACAAAATAATGAGAAAAATTGGGGTGAAAAATAtgtgttcttaatataatgtagAAGAAAAAACCCTTTCAATATTTATATGAAAGATCtaagaaataaagagagaaaaaatTAAATACCATTTTGGCTTTGTGTCGTGTAAAAATTATCGATGGGATCCCTACGAAATTAACCATGTACTTTACTTAATTGAAGAAAATAATATCTTAAGCCTAATTTTATTCAATCTTTTTTTAAATATAACCAAAATACTCCAAGATGTTAATTTtgagaggaaattacattttatatgagtttttttaataaagtttgcaaaaatatgattttttttcaaaaaaaaaaattattctacgacttcttttaagaattttcacttttatggatttagattttctatatttttgtataaaaggtagtttatgtcatagtttcACTCTTAATCAAATTTCTCAGATTTAGTTAGTTAGCAAGCAATTGTGTTCccatactttattttttttctttaataaattttctcatacaaattagtAAAAGTATAATCCCCACATTTTTGCAAAGTAATAGCATAAAagtcatatttatgaaaaatcccATAATTTTAATCACTCTTTTTTGGATCATAAATTACTCTTATTTTTTAGATTACTTGATAAGTACCCAGTTTtaggattagttaactaaaattaatcattaaataaattaagtaaaattttattcattattataatgatattttccATAATATCATTGCTTGTACACATATAACTTAAGTATAACTGAAGGGTATAATTggtaaattcaaataaatattatgtataaaattaattttttttaaaatgactaaaaattaAATTACATCTCTAAAATTGGACAACCGGTGTAATTTCGACCTTATTTTTGGACATTTACCATTCATTAACCTAATTTTAGTTGAGGCCCAATTACGGCCCAATATTGAAGCCCGCAAAAGACTAGCTCCCCTCTACAGAAAGAAGACTCTTCGAGAAAACGTTGGAACTAAaactagaagagaagaagagactGTAATACTGAGAGTAGCGGTGGTAGTGATCACCGATCACCGATCACAGAGAAACAACTTCCATATCAATCtctaccattactactaccagAGCAACGAACATGTCAGAGGGTAAATCCAGAAGGGTCACACTCTATTGTCCCTCACTCTCGAAGCTACTTCCCATGGCCGTTTGCGTGGACCAGAGGATAGACTTGGGGTACATAGCCACAGCGTTTGGTTTGGACCCATCAACCCTCAGAATCAATGGCCACTTTATCGGTAGAGGGCTCGACCTCATCTCCTCCTATCTTACTTGGAACTCTCTCCTATCTTTCTTCTCTGCTAAACGACTCTCCACTGGTAAACACTGTGCTGACGCCTTAATTGTCCATGGCAAGCTCTGCAGAGTTGGAACCAAGAGTAACCTCACTTTCCCACTTCTTTGTTTGGTTTCTGAGAAAACTTGTTTCTTTTTTTCATGTGGGTTTTGGGTGACTTGACTGTAAAACTCATCAGTAGCTGCAGCTGATGATCATGTATATCATTCTTGTTCTTTCTTATTGTAGGAGCGCATGATCCTCAGGATGATGCTGTGAATGGGATTGGCAATGGTGGAAGGCCAGAGCTGGAAGATACCGTTTTAACAAACGCTAATAAGAAGATGAGAGAAGCTAATTCaggtctataaatatatatatatatatatatatttatttatgggGCTTTACTTTGAGTGTGTGTTCTATCGGGGTGTTTTTAGTTTTTGACGCATTTAGAGTAAAAATTAGTTTCAAACATATCGATTTACAAGTGCATTTAGTCATGCCAGCAATATTTAGTTTTTTGTACTATAAATTACTAAAAATTATTCACTAATCGAAAACAGTGAAAAATTCTGTTGACATAGCTTAAAGTGAGGTCCTATAGAATAATTGTCTTAGGGATA
The genomic region above belongs to Humulus lupulus chromosome 1, drHumLupu1.1, whole genome shotgun sequence and contains:
- the LOC133782791 gene encoding uncharacterized protein LOC133782791, which gives rise to MSEGKSRRVTLYCPSLSKLLPMAVCVDQRIDLGYIATAFGLDPSTLRINGHFIGRGLDLISSYLTWNSLLSFFSAKRLSTGKHCADALIVHGKLCRVGTKRAHDPQDDAVNGIGNGGRPELEDTVLTNANKKMREANSGKYGDFCGMPMLSKGLGFKRKQLLEDLNLLKKLRINETYTDQIYQKRVMTSPKAFQSTVLDAVP